The sequence AGATGGGCAGCATGGCTTGATATGGACCGGCGCGGTGGAATCTCCGCGTGGACGGCGACACCCCGTACCACACCACCCCGGCCGCCGGTACGTCGGCCGCGCGGTCGACAGCGCCACGCGCGCTGCAGCCGAAGCAGCGCGTCGCGGCGGCTGCAGCGCGTCGCTCCCCGAGTTCCCCGGCCTGAGCGGATCGAGTAGGGTCGCCCGATGCGGTCCGGCTCGTTTGGTCTCGCCTCCGCCGCGCTCTCGGTCGTGCTCCTCGCGCTGGCGCCTGCCGTGCTCGTCGGTTGCCCGGAGAACTCCTGCTTCCTCAAGATCTGCCAGGGCAGCAGCTGCCGCTGCTCGATCTCGTCGTGCAGCGACGGCGCCGGCTTCGACACGAAGCAGAACCGCTGCCGATGCCTGAAGGGCTACCTCTCGATCGCGGGCCAGTGCCTCACGCCCCGGGCGGCGAACGCCTACTGCGGCGTGGGCCGCCACTACGAGGCAGGCGGCTGCGCTACCGATCGCTGCCGGCCCGGGGACGAGATCGACCAGAGCACGGGCTACTGCGTGTCGCGCGAGCAGGTGGCGACCAACATCGGCGTCGCGGTCGGCGCCGGGCAGAAGCTCGGGTGCCCGCCCGGCCAGGAGCTCATCGTCGACGGTCCGACCGCCGCGTGCGTCCCGCTCTCGCAGACCTGCGCGCGCGACGAGGTCTGGACCGGCCAGGCTTGCGCGAAGGTAGGGCGCTGCCCAACGGGCTCGATGTGGGATCCCGCGCTCGCCCAGTGCGTCCAGTACGCGCAGGGCTCGGGTGAGAGCGGGCTCACGGTGAACGTCGGGCAGTGGGCGTCGGCGAACTACGGGCCCGACGGCGGCATGGGTACGAGCGGCTTCTGCGGCGCTTTCGCGAAGAAGCCGTACAGCTTCGGGATCGTCGAGGGGGCCTCGGCCTACGTCCGCGCCACGGTGATGATGTCCTTCCCGGAGGGCGAGATCGCCCGCGGCGTCGTGCAGGCGGTGACGGTGTTCGATGCGAGCGGGAACCCGGTGCCGCCGCGCGGCGCCGCGGAGGTCGATGCGGCGGCGCGCAGCATCTTCGGCACGCTCGTCCTGGGTGGCGGGCGCGCGAGCGCGCCGACGTCGTCGACCACCGTCCGGTGCGCGGTCATCCACGCCGGAAAGCCGCAGCCGGTGCCCGCCGTCGGTGGACTCTAGCGAGGCGTGCCGCGCTACGGCCGCGACAGCGTGCTGACGACGCGCGTGGCGGGGAGGGCGCTGAGGCCGACGCAGCTGACGACCTTGCCGCGCTCCACCACGAAGTTGCTCGTGGAGGGCTCGATCTTCGCGAACTCGACGCTCAGCCGGGCCCCGTCGAAGCTCGCGCGCAGGGGGCGGCCCTCCACCGCGCTGCGGACGTCCTGGCAGGTGCCCCGGGAGCGGGCCGGATCGAAATTGCGCGACTCGGGGGCGATGAACCGGAGCCGGTCCTCGACGGCGAACACCGCGGTCTCTCCGGGGATCTCGCGCAGCGAGAAGCGGGCCTCGCCCTCGGCATAGTCCTGCGGCGCGAACTGCTCCGGGCGGCGGACCCGGAACTCGAGCGACTCGCCGGCAAGGACGGCCTCGAGCTCGCGCCCGTTGCCGACCCACAGCCCGGTCAGGGTCGCGAGCGGCGGCGGCTGCGGCTGCTCCGCGCTCGCCGCCGGGGTGGTGCTGCTCGCGCTGGCCGCCGGGCGCTGCTCCCTCGACGAGACGGCCCGCCGGCGACCGTCCCGCGGCCTGTCGAGCACGCCCAGCCCGAGCAGCGCGGCGGCCCCGCCGAACATCACGAGGGCCCCGGCGCCGATCGCGAGCCACGAGCCGCGCGCGCGCGGCGACCCTGCGGGTCCGCTGGCCAGCGCAGCGCCCGACGGCGACCGCAGCCCGTCGCGGACCTCGTCCACCGTCGTGGCCGCGGGCGGCGGCGGGCGGCTCGACGCGCCGAGCGGCGCCGCAATCGCGGCCGGCGCAGGGTGGGCGATCGCGTCGAGCGCGGCGAGCAGCTCCTCGCAGCTGGCAAAGCGATCCGCCCGCTCCTTGGCGCACGCCTTCTGGAGGAAGGCGTCGAGCGCCGGAGGAACGTCGTGGCGCACGGCGCTGACCAGGGGGAGCGGCACCTCCGCGTGCTGCCGCATGATCTCGATGTCGCTCTCGGCGTCGAACGGCACCTGCCCCACCAGCATCTCGTACAGCACGACGCCCAGCGCGTAGATGTCCACCCGCTTGTCGAGCTCGCGGCGCCCGAGGACCTGCTCCGGCGACATGTAATAGAGCGAGCCGATGATCCCCTTGGTCAGCCCGCGCCCCGCGAGCGCGTCCGCCTCGGCCTTGGCGATGCCGAAGTCGGTGACCTTCGCGACACCGTCCTTGCCGCGGAT comes from Sorangium aterium and encodes:
- a CDS encoding serine/threonine-protein kinase; translated protein: MARCLVCNAENPGSARFCVACGASLAAKEAGVGAAISAPPAPGPRTTVPGQPLLGALLPEDPAHRASLAAGSANGPAADVRAPHVVSAPMAGSLPRRAPGGHLPAGTLVDQKYVVERVLGEGGMGVVYLARDVHTGLHVVLKAVRQELGHRPDVRARTLAEGRALAQIDHPNVVHLKAVVAERDDLWLVMQYIDGESLEQTLARYAEERRRMPLPEALSIFRQIASGIAAAHREGVIHRDLKPANVLIRGKDGVAKVTDFGIAKAEADALAGRGLTKGIIGSLYYMSPEQVLGRRELDKRVDIYALGVVLYEMLVGQVPFDAESDIEIMRQHAEVPLPLVSAVRHDVPPALDAFLQKACAKERADRFASCEELLAALDAIAHPAPAAIAAPLGASSRPPPPAATTVDEVRDGLRSPSGAALASGPAGSPRARGSWLAIGAGALVMFGGAAALLGLGVLDRPRDGRRRAVSSREQRPAASASSTTPAASAEQPQPPPLATLTGLWVGNGRELEAVLAGESLEFRVRRPEQFAPQDYAEGEARFSLREIPGETAVFAVEDRLRFIAPESRNFDPARSRGTCQDVRSAVEGRPLRASFDGARLSVEFAKIEPSTSNFVVERGKVVSCVGLSALPATRVVSTLSRP